A DNA window from Theobroma cacao cultivar B97-61/B2 chromosome 5, Criollo_cocoa_genome_V2, whole genome shotgun sequence contains the following coding sequences:
- the LOC18597688 gene encoding uncharacterized protein LOC18597688: MTPLSKKTMQHFTHSHPLTEVYADTEFLCDGCRTLGIGTRYRCESCHFDLHDHCATCPSELSSFMHEHDLKLVVFRPQAACQNGRFCDLCGDPIEGIFYHCKLCEFDVHPLCTQLPEYVRHVMHKDHPLRLQRSVPGWCMVCKDTCPSWHYRCGLCCFDIHFECVLAPCEVAETSTPTPPSLKRPVPPPPSPSASPSFDACYAYGSGAIPPPPYFAYGYGVPLAPPYFGPHPHGYGIPSSSGGYNVNSHPHGNSQGHGVYGAIPPPPYFEYGYGVPLAPPYFGPHPHGYGIPPSSGRYNVNSHPHSDSQGHGGWGKFR; the protein is encoded by the coding sequence ATGACTCCATTATCAAAGAAAACTATGCAACATTTCACCCATAGCCATCCATTAACAGAAGTTTACGCCGACACAGAGTTCCTCTGCGATGGTTGCAGGACTCTAGGTATTGGCACAAGGTATCGATGTGAATCCTGCCATTTTGATCTCCATGATCACTGTGCCACCTGCCCTTCGGAGCTCTCTTCTTTTATGCACGAACATGATCTCAAACTCGTCGTTTTCAGGCCACAGGCTGCGTGCCAGAACGGGCGTTTCTGTGACTTGTGCGGCGACCCTATCGAAGGGATTTTCTATCACTGCAAGCTATGCGAATTCGATGTGCACCCTCTTTGTACCCAATTGCCTGAATATGTACGGCAcgtgatgcataaggatcatCCTTTGAGGCTGCAACGATCTGTGCCTGGTTGGTGCATGGTCTGCAAAGACACATGCCCGTCTTGGCATTATAGATGTGGGCTTTGCTGTTTTGATATTCACTTTGAGTGTGTCTTAGCACCTTGTGAGGTGGCGGAGACGTCAACGCCAACGCCTCCATCTTTGAAAAGACCAGTTCCACCACCACCATCACCATCAGCTTCGCCTTCTTTTGATGCTTGTTATGCTTATGGCTCTGGGGCCATACCACCACCTCCTTATTTTGCTTATGGTTACGGAGTCCCTCTTGCACCCCCGTATTTTGGTCCTCATCCTCATGGCTATGGAATCCCCTCTAGCTCGGGCGGGTATAACGTCAATAGCCATCCGCATGGTAACAGTCAAGGTCACGGTGTCTATGGGGCCATACCACCACCTCCTTATTTTGAGTATGGTTACGGAGTCCCTCTTGCACCACCGTATTTTGGTCCTCATCCTCATGGCTATGGAATCCCTCCTAGCTCGGGCAGGTATAACGTCAATAGCCATCCGCATAGTGACAGTCAAGGTCACGGAGGTTGGGGAAAATTTCGATAG